TACCAATCGCGGTGATGAGCGTGCCGACTTCTTGTGAGCTCAGCATTTTATCAAAGCGCGCGCGCTCAACGTTGAGGATTTTACCTTTGAGCGGCAAAATCGCTTGGTATTTACGATCGCGGCCTTGCTTCGCCGAACCACCTGCCGAGTCACCCTCTACGATGAAGAGTTCGGACAATGCTGGGTCTTTCTCTTGGCAATCTGCCAGTTTGCCTGGCAGGCTCGAAATATCGAGCGCACCTTTACGGCGTGTCAATTCGCGGGCTTTGCGCGCCGCTTCACGTGCAGCCGCCGCCTCAACGATTTTACCAATCACGATGCGTGCTTCTGTTGGGTGCTCCTCAAACCATTGGCCGAGCTTGTCGCCAACAATTGACTCCACCACGGGGCGTACTTCGGAAGATACCAGCTTGTCCTTCGTCTGTGAGGAGAACTTGGGATCTGGTACCTTCACTGAAATAATCACCGTCAGACCTTCGCGTGCATCATCACCCGAAAGTTCGACCTTCTCTTTTTTCGCAATGCCCGATTCATTGGCGTAGTTGTTGATGCAACGGGTCAATGCTGCGCGGTAGCCTTGCAAGTGCGTGCCACCGTCGCGCTGGCGGATGTTGTTTGTGAAGGTCAGCGTATTCTCGTGGTAGGAATCATTCCACTGCATCGCCACTTCTACGGTGATGCCGTTTTTCTCGCCCGACATCATGATGGTTGGGTGAACGGCAACCTTGCTGCGGTCGAGGTATTTTACGTAAGCCTCGGTACCGCCTTCGTAATAGAATTCGGTTTCTTGTGGGGTTTCGCCACGCTTATCAACGAGCAGAATGCGCACGCCAGAGTTCAGGAATGCCAACTCGCGGATGCGGTGCTCAAGCGTGTCGTAATCGAAGATGATTTGCGAGAAGGTTTCGGAGCTTGGGAAGAACGTCACTTGCGTGCCCTTCTTGCCCTTTGCGTCACCCGTTACTTTGAGCGGCGCAGTCGCCACGCCATGCTCGAAGCGCATTTTATGTTCTTTGCCGTCGCGCCAAATGGTGAGCTCCAGCCATTCGGAAAGCGCGTTCACCACCGAGACACCCACGCCGTGCAGACCGCCGGATACTTTATAGCTGTTCTGGTCGAATTTACCGCCTGCGTGCAGCTCGGTCATAATCACTTCTGCTGCCGAACGGCCTTCACCTTTGTGCATGTCGGTCGGAATGCCGCGACCATTATCTTCCACGGTTACCGAACCGTCTTCGTTGATGGCAACATAGACCTTGTCGCAATGTCCTGCGAGGGCTTCGTCGATCGCGTTGTCGAGTACTTCGTACACCATGTGGTGCAGACCTGAACCGTCGTCGGTGTCACCGATATACATGCCAGGGCGCTTACGAACCGCCTCGAGGCCTTTCAAAACTTTAATAGAATCGGCGCCGTAGGCGTTCGGCTCGTTGCTTTCAACTTCTTGGGTCATAGCGGACATCTGCTTACCTTGGTTATTATTGTACTTTTATGAGGGCTTCCCCTGCAGCGATTTCTACCACGGTTGCAAACGCTTGCAAGCCCTGAAAATCTGCGGCGTCGGTGCCTGTCATCCATGCTTGTATAGCAGTGCTCGAAATGACGTCAAAAAGGCAATTTCGCTTATCCACATCTAAGTGGGCAATTACCTCATCTAAGAGCAAAATGGGCGGTAATCCGCACCACTGCGCACGCGCCTGCGCAGCGGATAAAATCAGCGACAGCAAAAGTGCCTTTTGTTCACCGGTTGAACATTGCTCGGCCATGGCGTTTTTAAGGCTGTGGATAACATGGAAGTGTGAACGATGCGCCCCTTCCATTGCGCGCCCCGCAGCGGAATCGAGGCCGCGAATCTCGGCTAAACGCGCGGCAAATTTAGCTTCTGCATCGAGGGCGGAAAGGCCGCTTGCCAACCATGTCTCCAGCGTGCCTTGAAGTTCGGTAATGGCTTTGGGGAATTTGGGGTTCAATTCCTGCATGGCTTGCGCAATGCGGGCGAGGGTTTCTTGGCGCGCAATCGTCATGGCGATTCCAGCTTCGGCCATTTGCTGTTCGAGCACCGAAAGCCAATAGGGGTCGGCCAAGGCGCGGTCGCTTAACAGCTTGTTGCGCTCACGCATGGCGAGTTCGTATTGCGCCACGCGCGTGGCATGTTCGGGGTCGAAGCCATAGACCATGCGGTCAAGAAATTTGCGGCGCGCGGTGTTGCCTTCCATGAACACTTGATCCATCGCGGGGGTGAGCCATTGCACGTTGGTGACTTGGGTGAGCACCGCGTGACCGCGTACCAACTCACCATCAATTTTCAGAATGCGTTTGTCGCGTTGCGATTCGCCGTCGCGCCCCATGCCAATGCGATACGATTCATCGCGGCTTTGCAATTCCACCGCCACGACCCACGGCGCGCCACCTGCCGCCTGATTATC
This sequence is a window from Alphaproteobacteria bacterium. Protein-coding genes within it:
- the gyrB gene encoding DNA topoisomerase (ATP-hydrolyzing) subunit B, whose protein sequence is MTQEVESNEPNAYGADSIKVLKGLEAVRKRPGMYIGDTDDGSGLHHMVYEVLDNAIDEALAGHCDKVYVAINEDGSVTVEDNGRGIPTDMHKGEGRSAAEVIMTELHAGGKFDQNSYKVSGGLHGVGVSVVNALSEWLELTIWRDGKEHKMRFEHGVATAPLKVTGDAKGKKGTQVTFFPSSETFSQIIFDYDTLEHRIRELAFLNSGVRILLVDKRGETPQETEFYYEGGTEAYVKYLDRSKVAVHPTIMMSGEKNGITVEVAMQWNDSYHENTLTFTNNIRQRDGGTHLQGYRAALTRCINNYANESGIAKKEKVELSGDDAREGLTVIISVKVPDPKFSSQTKDKLVSSEVRPVVESIVGDKLGQWFEEHPTEARIVIGKIVEAAAAREAARKARELTRRKGALDISSLPGKLADCQEKDPALSELFIVEGDSAGGSAKQGRDRKYQAILPLKGKILNVERARFDKMLSSQEVGTLITAIGTGIGREEFNADKARYHKIIIMTDADVDGSHIRTLLLTFFYRQMPELIEKGYLYIAQPPLYKLKRGQQETYLKNDEALEAFLTSSALDDAEMRVGGTVISSADLQARVQEATRLTKLMQAMSRRVPLAMVEAATLSHLFAGGKLEAFTHVLNSLSADGGGWKAEKAENGVTVSRTVRSVVEHVLLEDKWLQSREAKELGAAHGQIMKDYASPSTFVRKANEYSVRTPTELHKAVMESAKKGMSIQRFKGLGEMNPEQLWETTLDATKRTLLRVNVHDASDADEAFSTLMGDIVEPRRDFIQNNALKADIDA
- the recF gene encoding DNA replication/repair protein RecF, with the translated sequence MNSPHAITKLTLENFRNYRTLSLELPAKPVILTGHNGAGKTNILEALSLLCPGRGLRKSTLKQMDNQAAGGAPWVVAVELQSRDESYRIGMGRDGESQRDKRILKIDGELVRGHAVLTQVTNVQWLTPAMDQVFMEGNTARRKFLDRMVYGFDPEHATRVAQYELAMRERNKLLSDRALADPYWLSVLEQQMAEAGIAMTIARQETLARIAQAMQELNPKFPKAITELQGTLETWLASGLSALDAEAKFAARLAEIRGLDSAAGRAMEGAHRSHFHVIHSLKNAMAEQCSTGEQKALLLSLILSAAQARAQWCGLPPILLLDEVIAHLDVDKRNCLFDVISSTAIQAWMTGTDAADFQGLQAFATVVEIAAGEALIKVQ